A genomic region of Paralichthys olivaceus isolate ysfri-2021 chromosome 18, ASM2471397v2, whole genome shotgun sequence contains the following coding sequences:
- the LOC109626224 gene encoding BCL2/adenovirus E1B 19 kDa protein-interacting protein 3 → MSLSGSQTPEDGLYGSWVELEELIAAVSRRESPAGPQDSISSALHGELERILLEAQLECERSKDSPPQVVTPRSTGSPRPNSDQDSDCVTIQEDGERRVDTDWVWDWSSRPENMPPKEFVFQHPKQPSSLSVRKTEVMKRGLFSSDVLLILVPSLLASHLLTLGVGIYIGKRLAASTTSTL, encoded by the exons ATGTCTCTGTCCGGCTCACAGACACCAGAGGACGGACTCTACG GCTCCTGGGtcgagctggaggagctgatcGCAGCCGTGAGCCGCAGGGAGAGTCCTGCAGGGCCGCAGGACAGCATCTCCTCCGCCCTGCATGGAGAGCTGGAGAGGATCCTTCTGGAGGCGCAGCTGGAGTGTGAGAGGAGTAAAGACAG TCCTCCGCAGGTGGTGACTCCACGGTCTACTGGTTCCCCGAGACCCAACAGTGATCAGGACAGTGACTGTGTCACCATACAG GAGGATGGTGAGCGGCGAGTGGACACAGACTGGGTGTGGGATTGGTCCAGTAGACCTGAAAATATGCCACCAAA agAGTTTGTGTTTCAACACCCGAAGCAGCCGAGCTCCCTCAGCGTTAGGAAGACAGAGGTGATGAAGAGAGGACTCTTCTCCTCCGATGTTCTCCTCATCCTCGTTCCTTCCCTGCTGGCTTCACACCTGCTCACACTCGGCGTCGG GATCTACATAGGAAAGCGACTGGCCGCTTCCACAACTAGCACGCTGTGA
- the LOC109626223 gene encoding mucin-2 isoform X1, with the protein MVSKEPNHLLRAQTNGKSTLADKLPGTMTVRSVLLNRDSPDIESRLKRRRNRTHQVRFKDLEDGSSSSGNSGTGENNSHQKPAADCDSPHPLRKHSSRSPQPWTDRDGPRTGGLPGQTSVVGAVRGDMASTIEVVAAFLARAPPHPLTPGPTRRCWAPPQTNSLTLPMTRRSSTSTSTAIQTSPCLKKPQSLSSTNTRSHSLGDSVGVDGDDEHDSQDEYHTHNHVPGSRDLNGPPGPGDRTVVERRSKASRTDIKSAVSVVKNSRHSCPPSVFHSTEPCHCSSVSLRDGPKRQGSSTPSVVRRRKRLNRTTSDPGKEVHFCTIPTQTESPTPSLSLSNTKLCTTQVQTESPPSPQKSKYSTAQSQTDSHHKSLPLSDKQCTNQNQISNTCLALPANVELCTTQIQTDSPRHSIENNQPSTTQTQTHSPPTSPPPTVSPSSVQILSESLVSPTVTQDPPTTQITTVPYSTSPPPPSAPTQTPEHQAMPPCSPPAKPVCTTPSLPIALSIPHSTSNPTIIQNPIPYHTVLSTPTTPSTPVVSSSPSSTAPPCPAQKCTPPVPIVSAAPLTCSTLTPSTTQNSTPFDPTRHLTTAPNLTHQAPHNSSNTTTPANLTPCTFVTQTAMSCTSISYYTTTHPGGPHAPHPNSTSPSYATLIQTVSHCNIPCQALQNASSVNTGITPYSSPMPNLKSCTSPPPLVKTYASTLPNAQTCATPTKAVPLYSSTFRAAPPYTPPSQAPNNAQDKRGIRLPPPPPPPPPYTPRKKGNDPPGPGIRTPMLRADSKANVKDKDSGKEKKEDKKCTDSPKLCERASSLKHRAQTPPVAVMKGEKQSSSSSPAKACFKPSCLSSAQAQLGALHKMLCSGANVRPNTPNSQHPLPPNQQGCSGARGCSASGEQSTAGPLTATQADTLRQVQEILGGLVSGARCKLDPSRVTEKLLSPNGPLHDIRSLQTQLHSLEGVLETSQNTIKVLLDVIQDLEKKEAERDGRHSYRTGQDIENCGTCRDCACIIYSVEHDFRLQEGQVVRTWKVGDPPEGSPQPSTPQPSTPHQQDSPQPVRPPATTKKNRKKCFWFL; encoded by the exons ATGGTGAGCAAAGAGCCAAACCACCTGCTTAGAGCCCAAACCAATGGCAAGAGCACCTTGGCAGACAAGCTACCTGGGACGATGACTGTGCGCTCAGTACTGCTCAATCGAGACTCCCCAGATATTGAGAGCCGCCTGAAGCGGCGTCGCAACCGTACCCACCAGGTCCGCTTCAAAGATCTGGaggatggcagcagcagcagtggcaacAGTGGAACAGGAGAAAACAATAGCCATCAAAAGCCTGCCGCAGACTGTGACAGTCCACATCCTCTTcgtaaacacagcagcagatcccCACAGCCATGGACCGACAGGGATGGGCCACGGACTGGTGGCCTACCTGGCCAAACCTCTGTGGTTGGGGCTGTGCGTGGGGACATGGCAAGTACTATAGAAGTGGTGGCTGCTTTTTTAGCCAGGGCCCCTCCTCATCCACTGACGCCGGGCCCTACACGTCGATGCTGGGCACCACCACAGACTAACTCATTAACCTTGCCAATGACTCGCAGGTCCAGTACAAGCACCAGCACAGCCATCCAGACCTCCCCATGCCTGAAAAAGCCACAGTCCCTCTCTTCCACCAACACACGTAGCCACAGCCTCGGGGACTCGGTTGGCGTAGATGGGGATGACGAACATGACTCTCAAGATGAGTATCATACGCACAACCATGTGCCTGGGTCCAGAGACCTGAATGGTCCTCCTGGGCCTGGTGATAGAACTGTTGTGGAACGGAGGTCTAAAGCCTCCAGGACAGACATTAAATCAGCTGTTAGTGTGGTTAAAAACTCAAGGCACAGCTGTCCCCCTTCAGTCTTTCATAGCACTGAGCCATGTCACTGTTCCTCTGTGTCCCTCCGCGATGGCCCAAAGCGGCAAGGAAGCAGCACTCCGTCAGTGGTCAGGAGGAGAAAGCGGCTAAATCGGACAACGAGTGATCCTGGAAAGGAGGTGCACTTCTGTACCATTCCCACTCAGACTGAAAGCCCtactccatctctgtctctttcaaataCCAAACTCTGCACCACTCAAGTTCAAACTGAGAGCCCTCCCTCACCTCAAAAATCAAAGTATTCCACGGCCCAAAGTCAAACTGACAGTCACCACAAGTCTCTACCTTTGAGTGACAAACAATGCACAAACCAAAATCAAATTAGTAACACTTGTCTGGCCCTACCTGCCAATGTTGAGTTGTGTACcactcaaatacaaacagacTCTCCCCGTCACTCTATTGAAAATAATCAACCCTCCACTACCCAGACACAAACTCACAGCCCTCCTACATCCCCTCCTCCGACAGTATCACCCAGCTCAGTGCAAATTCTATCTGAGAGTCTTGTATCCCCAACTGTGACTCAAGACCCTCCCACAACCCAAATAACTACTGTGCCTTACTCTACCTCTCCCCCACCTCCAAGTGCACCAACACAGACTCCTGAACACCAGGCCATGCCACCATGCTCCCCTCCAGCCAAGCCAGTTTGCACGACCCCATCTCTGCCCATAGCACTGTCCATTCCTCACTCCACTTCCAACCCGACTATTATTCAAAACCCAATCCCCTATCATACAGTCCTGTCAACACCAACAACCCCTAGCACTCCTGTTGTAAGCTCCAGTCCTTCCTCAACTGCTCCACCATGCCCCGCTCAAAAGTGCACCCCTCCTGTCCCAATAGTATCAGCTGCTCCCTTAACCTGCTCCACCCTTACCCCAAGTACAACCCAGAACAGTACTCCCTTTGACCCTACCAGACATCTAACCACTGCTCCAAACTTAACACATCAAGCACCACACAATTCATCAAACACAACAACCCCTGCTAATTTAACACCCTGTACATTTGTAACCCAAACTGCTATGTCTTGCACCTCCATATCATATTACACTACCACACATCCAGGTGGTCCTCATGCCCCTCACCCAAATTCTACATCACCTTCTTATGCGACTCTCATACAAACTGTATCTCATTGCAATATACCATGTCAAGCTCTGCAAAATGCTTCCTCCGTCAACACAGGCATAACCCCCTACTCTTCTCCCATGCCCAACCTAAAATCGTGCACTTCTCCACCTCCACTTGTAAAAACATATGCATCCACTCTTCCAAATGCACAAACATGTGCAACACCAACTAAAGCTGTTCCTCTGTACTCTTCCACATTTCGTGCTGCACCACCGTATACCCCCCCCTCTCAGGCCCCCAACAATGCTCAGGATAAAAGGGGCATTCgacttccccctcctcccccaccacctccaccctaCACGCCTCGTAAAAAGGGAAATGATCCACCAGGTCCTGGTATCCGAACACCCATGCTCAGGGCAGACAGCAAGGCCAATGTGAAAGATAAAGACAGTGGgaaggagaaaaaggaggatAAAAAATGTACAGACTCACCCAAGCTCTGTGAGCGAGCCagctctctgaagcacagagctCAAACTCCGCCAGTTGCTGTGATGAAGGGAGAGAAGcagtcctcctcatcctctcctgccAAGGCCTGTTTTAAACCCAGCTGTCTCAGCTCAGCCCAGGCTCAGCTTGGGGCACTACACAAAATGCTCTGCTCAGGAGCCAACGTCAGGCCCAACACTCCCAACAGCCAGCACCCTCTCCCTCCAAACCAACAGGGTTGCTCTGGAGCCAGGGGCTGCTCTGCTTCTGGGGAGCAGTCTACAGCAGGGCCCCTGACTGCCACCCAAGCTGACACACTAAGACAGGTCCAGGAAATTCTGGGAGGGTTGGTATCTGGGGCTAGGTGTAAACTGGACCCGTCCAGAGTGACAGAAAAGCTACTGAGCCCCAATGGACCCCTGCATGATATTCGTAGCTTGCAGACCCAGCTCCACAGCTTGGAGGGGGTCCTGGAGACCAGCCAGAACACCATTAAGGTCCTGCTGGATGTAATTCAAGACCTTGAGAAGAAGGAAGCTGAGAGAGATGG AAGACATTCCTACAGGACCGGACAGGACATTGAGAACTGTGGGACCTGCAGGGACTGTGCCTGCATCATCTACAG
- the LOC109626223 gene encoding mucin-2 isoform X2, which produces MVSKEPNHLLRAQTNGKSTLADKLPGTMTVRSVLLNRDSPDIESRLKRRRNRTHQVRFKDLEDGSSSSGNSGTGENNSHQKPAADCDSPHPLRKHSSRSPQPWTDRDGPRTGGLPGQTSVVGAVRGDMASTIEVVAAFLARAPPHPLTPGPTRRCWAPPQTNSLTLPMTRRSSTSTSTAIQTSPCLKKPQSLSSTNTRSHSLGDSVGVDGDDEHDSQDEYHTHNHVPGSRDLNGPPGPGDRTVVERRSKASRTDIKSAVSVVKNSRHSCPPSVFHSTEPCHCSSVSLRDGPKRQGSSTPSVVRRRKRLNRTTSDPGKEVHFCTIPTQTESPTPSLSLSNTKLCTTQVQTESPPSPQKSKYSTAQSQTDSHHKSLPLSDKQCTNQNQISNTCLALPANVELCTTQIQTDSPRHSIENNQPSTTQTQTHSPPTSPPPTVSPSSVQILSESLVSPTVTQDPPTTQITTVPYSTSPPPPSAPTQTPEHQAMPPCSPPAKPVCTTPSLPIALSIPHSTSNPTIIQNPIPYHTVLSTPTTPSTPVVSSSPSSTAPPCPAQKCTPPVPIVSAAPLTCSTLTPSTTQNSTPFDPTRHLTTAPNLTHQAPHNSSNTTTPANLTPCTFVTQTAMSCTSISYYTTTHPGGPHAPHPNSTSPSYATLIQTVSHCNIPCQALQNASSVNTGITPYSSPMPNLKSCTSPPPLVKTYASTLPNAQTCATPTKAVPLYSSTFRAAPPYTPPSQAPNNAQDKRGIRLPPPPPPPPPYTPRKKGNDPPGPGIRTPMLRADSKANVKDKDSGKEKKEDKKCTDSPKLCERASSLKHRAQTPPVAVMKGEKQSSSSSPAKACFKPSCLSSAQAQLGALHKMLCSGANVRPNTPNSQHPLPPNQQGCSGARGCSASGEQSTAGPLTATQADTLRQVQEILGGLVSGARCKLDPSRVTEKLLSPNGPLHDIRSLQTQLHSLEGVLETSQNTIKVLLDVIQDLEKKEAERDGHSYRTGQDIENCGTCRDCACIIYSVEHDFRLQEGQVVRTWKVGDPPEGSPQPSTPQPSTPHQQDSPQPVRPPATTKKNRKKCFWFL; this is translated from the exons ATGGTGAGCAAAGAGCCAAACCACCTGCTTAGAGCCCAAACCAATGGCAAGAGCACCTTGGCAGACAAGCTACCTGGGACGATGACTGTGCGCTCAGTACTGCTCAATCGAGACTCCCCAGATATTGAGAGCCGCCTGAAGCGGCGTCGCAACCGTACCCACCAGGTCCGCTTCAAAGATCTGGaggatggcagcagcagcagtggcaacAGTGGAACAGGAGAAAACAATAGCCATCAAAAGCCTGCCGCAGACTGTGACAGTCCACATCCTCTTcgtaaacacagcagcagatcccCACAGCCATGGACCGACAGGGATGGGCCACGGACTGGTGGCCTACCTGGCCAAACCTCTGTGGTTGGGGCTGTGCGTGGGGACATGGCAAGTACTATAGAAGTGGTGGCTGCTTTTTTAGCCAGGGCCCCTCCTCATCCACTGACGCCGGGCCCTACACGTCGATGCTGGGCACCACCACAGACTAACTCATTAACCTTGCCAATGACTCGCAGGTCCAGTACAAGCACCAGCACAGCCATCCAGACCTCCCCATGCCTGAAAAAGCCACAGTCCCTCTCTTCCACCAACACACGTAGCCACAGCCTCGGGGACTCGGTTGGCGTAGATGGGGATGACGAACATGACTCTCAAGATGAGTATCATACGCACAACCATGTGCCTGGGTCCAGAGACCTGAATGGTCCTCCTGGGCCTGGTGATAGAACTGTTGTGGAACGGAGGTCTAAAGCCTCCAGGACAGACATTAAATCAGCTGTTAGTGTGGTTAAAAACTCAAGGCACAGCTGTCCCCCTTCAGTCTTTCATAGCACTGAGCCATGTCACTGTTCCTCTGTGTCCCTCCGCGATGGCCCAAAGCGGCAAGGAAGCAGCACTCCGTCAGTGGTCAGGAGGAGAAAGCGGCTAAATCGGACAACGAGTGATCCTGGAAAGGAGGTGCACTTCTGTACCATTCCCACTCAGACTGAAAGCCCtactccatctctgtctctttcaaataCCAAACTCTGCACCACTCAAGTTCAAACTGAGAGCCCTCCCTCACCTCAAAAATCAAAGTATTCCACGGCCCAAAGTCAAACTGACAGTCACCACAAGTCTCTACCTTTGAGTGACAAACAATGCACAAACCAAAATCAAATTAGTAACACTTGTCTGGCCCTACCTGCCAATGTTGAGTTGTGTACcactcaaatacaaacagacTCTCCCCGTCACTCTATTGAAAATAATCAACCCTCCACTACCCAGACACAAACTCACAGCCCTCCTACATCCCCTCCTCCGACAGTATCACCCAGCTCAGTGCAAATTCTATCTGAGAGTCTTGTATCCCCAACTGTGACTCAAGACCCTCCCACAACCCAAATAACTACTGTGCCTTACTCTACCTCTCCCCCACCTCCAAGTGCACCAACACAGACTCCTGAACACCAGGCCATGCCACCATGCTCCCCTCCAGCCAAGCCAGTTTGCACGACCCCATCTCTGCCCATAGCACTGTCCATTCCTCACTCCACTTCCAACCCGACTATTATTCAAAACCCAATCCCCTATCATACAGTCCTGTCAACACCAACAACCCCTAGCACTCCTGTTGTAAGCTCCAGTCCTTCCTCAACTGCTCCACCATGCCCCGCTCAAAAGTGCACCCCTCCTGTCCCAATAGTATCAGCTGCTCCCTTAACCTGCTCCACCCTTACCCCAAGTACAACCCAGAACAGTACTCCCTTTGACCCTACCAGACATCTAACCACTGCTCCAAACTTAACACATCAAGCACCACACAATTCATCAAACACAACAACCCCTGCTAATTTAACACCCTGTACATTTGTAACCCAAACTGCTATGTCTTGCACCTCCATATCATATTACACTACCACACATCCAGGTGGTCCTCATGCCCCTCACCCAAATTCTACATCACCTTCTTATGCGACTCTCATACAAACTGTATCTCATTGCAATATACCATGTCAAGCTCTGCAAAATGCTTCCTCCGTCAACACAGGCATAACCCCCTACTCTTCTCCCATGCCCAACCTAAAATCGTGCACTTCTCCACCTCCACTTGTAAAAACATATGCATCCACTCTTCCAAATGCACAAACATGTGCAACACCAACTAAAGCTGTTCCTCTGTACTCTTCCACATTTCGTGCTGCACCACCGTATACCCCCCCCTCTCAGGCCCCCAACAATGCTCAGGATAAAAGGGGCATTCgacttccccctcctcccccaccacctccaccctaCACGCCTCGTAAAAAGGGAAATGATCCACCAGGTCCTGGTATCCGAACACCCATGCTCAGGGCAGACAGCAAGGCCAATGTGAAAGATAAAGACAGTGGgaaggagaaaaaggaggatAAAAAATGTACAGACTCACCCAAGCTCTGTGAGCGAGCCagctctctgaagcacagagctCAAACTCCGCCAGTTGCTGTGATGAAGGGAGAGAAGcagtcctcctcatcctctcctgccAAGGCCTGTTTTAAACCCAGCTGTCTCAGCTCAGCCCAGGCTCAGCTTGGGGCACTACACAAAATGCTCTGCTCAGGAGCCAACGTCAGGCCCAACACTCCCAACAGCCAGCACCCTCTCCCTCCAAACCAACAGGGTTGCTCTGGAGCCAGGGGCTGCTCTGCTTCTGGGGAGCAGTCTACAGCAGGGCCCCTGACTGCCACCCAAGCTGACACACTAAGACAGGTCCAGGAAATTCTGGGAGGGTTGGTATCTGGGGCTAGGTGTAAACTGGACCCGTCCAGAGTGACAGAAAAGCTACTGAGCCCCAATGGACCCCTGCATGATATTCGTAGCTTGCAGACCCAGCTCCACAGCTTGGAGGGGGTCCTGGAGACCAGCCAGAACACCATTAAGGTCCTGCTGGATGTAATTCAAGACCTTGAGAAGAAGGAAGCTGAGAGAGATGG ACATTCCTACAGGACCGGACAGGACATTGAGAACTGTGGGACCTGCAGGGACTGTGCCTGCATCATCTACAG